One segment of Thermosulfurimonas sp. F29 DNA contains the following:
- the bioB gene encoding biotin synthase BioB, translating to MNAPRRDTLLRLLSGEEELWPHLEAARRIRERHFGKRVETCAIVNAKSGRCPSDCSFCAQSARWKTGAPEYPLLSPDELLRAAERAATSGVDRFSFVISGIRPSPPELERLLSVIERVRREFPDLSLCASLGQLEEDELSALKEAGLSRYHHNLETAESFYPRVSTVQRWRDRFDTVLRARRAGLSVCSGGIFGLGEGPEEVLELARALRELSVDSIPVNFLHPIPGTPLERARHLTPRKALAILVVLRFLFPETQIRVCGGREYNLRELQVLIPLVADSLMVGHYLTTRGRRLADDRQMILDLGYTCGLRA from the coding sequence GTGAATGCGCCTCGCCGAGATACCCTTCTGCGTCTTCTTTCCGGGGAGGAGGAGCTGTGGCCCCATCTTGAGGCCGCCCGCCGGATTCGGGAGCGGCATTTCGGCAAGCGGGTGGAAACCTGCGCCATCGTGAACGCCAAAAGCGGGCGGTGTCCCTCCGACTGCAGCTTCTGCGCCCAGTCGGCCCGATGGAAGACCGGGGCCCCGGAATATCCCCTGCTCTCCCCGGACGAGCTCCTTCGCGCCGCCGAAAGAGCGGCCACCTCCGGGGTGGATCGCTTCAGCTTCGTAATAAGCGGTATCCGGCCTTCCCCCCCGGAGCTGGAGCGTCTGCTTTCGGTGATCGAGCGGGTGCGCCGGGAATTCCCGGATCTTTCCCTCTGTGCCTCGCTGGGGCAGCTCGAGGAGGACGAACTTTCGGCCCTTAAGGAGGCGGGACTCTCCAGATACCACCACAATCTCGAGACCGCGGAGAGTTTCTATCCCCGGGTCTCCACGGTGCAGCGCTGGCGCGATCGATTCGACACGGTGCTCAGGGCCCGCAGGGCGGGGCTTTCCGTGTGTTCGGGGGGAATCTTCGGCCTGGGCGAGGGGCCGGAGGAGGTCCTGGAGCTGGCCCGGGCCCTTCGGGAACTCTCCGTGGACTCCATCCCGGTGAACTTCCTCCACCCCATTCCCGGAACCCCTCTCGAGAGAGCCCGGCACCTCACCCCGCGGAAGGCCCTGGCCATCCTGGTGGTTTTGCGGTTTCTCTTTCCCGAAACGCAGATTCGCGTCTGCGGAGGACGGGAATACAACCTGAGGGAGCTCCAGGTCCTGATACCTCTGGTGGCCGACTCTCTCATGGTGGGCCATTATCTCACCACCCGGGGGCGTCGCCTCGCCGACGATCGGCAGATGATCCTGGATCTCGGCTACACCTGTGGGCTCAGGGCCTGA
- the bioD gene encoding dethiobiotin synthase, translating to MAEGRLIFVVGTDTGVGKTYATGLLARAYRELGVRVITAKPVQTGAREPEDLLVHRRLMGVPPDPPELLELTCPYLFEYPAAPATAAEKEGRTVELPRIVSALRELGRRFEIVLVEGAGGLFVPFTPRETLLDLIQLFMAPVVVVSAARLGTINHTVLTLEALRSRSLVIPALIYNLYFSPDPYLAGTSLRDILRIFGPIPVLEVGDLSGDPGDLEEVKEFLLNTPGLRP from the coding sequence ATGGCGGAAGGACGCCTGATCTTCGTCGTGGGCACGGACACGGGGGTGGGCAAGACCTATGCCACCGGGCTTCTGGCCCGGGCTTACCGGGAGTTAGGGGTGAGGGTCATCACCGCAAAGCCCGTGCAGACCGGAGCTCGCGAACCCGAGGACCTGCTCGTGCATCGGCGACTCATGGGAGTTCCCCCGGATCCTCCCGAGCTTCTGGAACTCACCTGCCCCTACCTCTTCGAGTATCCGGCGGCCCCGGCCACCGCCGCGGAAAAAGAGGGAAGGACGGTGGAGCTTCCGCGTATCGTGTCCGCGCTTCGCGAACTCGGCCGGCGGTTCGAGATCGTCCTGGTGGAAGGGGCCGGAGGCCTCTTCGTGCCCTTCACGCCCCGGGAGACCCTTCTCGATCTGATTCAGCTCTTTATGGCCCCGGTGGTGGTGGTCTCCGCCGCGCGTCTGGGCACCATCAATCACACCGTGTTGACCCTCGAGGCCCTTCGCAGCCGTTCCCTGGTGATTCCGGCCCTGATCTACAACCTGTACTTTTCCCCGGATCCCTATCTTGCCGGGACCAGTCTGCGGGACATCCTGCGGATCTTCGGTCCCATCCCGGTTCTGGAGGTAGGGGACCTTTCCGGGGATCCGGGGGATCTCGAGGAGGTAAAGGAGTTCCTTCTGAATACTCCGGGACTCAGGCCCTGA
- a CDS encoding methyltransferase domain-containing protein, translating into MSRELLVRRFRRALRTYETRALVQRRLAERLLAAILEVDRRWPRILEIGCGTGFFTRLASRRLRYEEYLACDLVPDCSSFVSPLGVTFVVADGENPSWARGLFDLVAGNAVLQWFLRPGEALAALAEKLSPGGLLALSSFGPETMRELPRKKLPPGLLPLSTLVALRPPGLRLLKAESRTETLYFDSPLSMLRHVRETGALGDLPEEISLGEIMRWLRESPAKDPLRGYPLTFETFILLWRKDA; encoded by the coding sequence ATGTCCCGTGAGCTTCTGGTGCGGCGTTTCCGCAGGGCCCTCAGGACCTACGAGACCAGGGCTCTGGTGCAGCGGCGTCTGGCCGAACGGCTGCTGGCCGCGATTCTGGAGGTGGACCGGCGGTGGCCCCGGATCCTCGAGATTGGCTGCGGCACCGGATTCTTCACCCGGCTGGCCTCCCGGCGCCTCCGGTACGAGGAGTATCTGGCCTGCGACCTGGTGCCGGACTGTTCCTCCTTCGTGAGCCCCCTGGGGGTGACCTTCGTGGTGGCCGACGGCGAGAATCCCTCCTGGGCCCGGGGACTTTTCGATCTGGTGGCGGGAAATGCCGTGCTCCAGTGGTTCCTCCGTCCGGGGGAGGCCCTTGCGGCCCTGGCCGAAAAGCTATCCCCCGGAGGACTTCTGGCCCTCTCCTCCTTCGGCCCGGAGACCATGCGGGAACTGCCCCGGAAAAAACTTCCTCCCGGACTTCTTCCCCTTAGCACCCTGGTGGCCCTGCGTCCCCCGGGATTGCGGCTCCTCAAGGCGGAGAGCCGGACGGAGACCCTCTATTTCGATTCCCCGCTTTCCATGTTAAGACATGTGCGGGAGACCGGTGCCCTGGGGGATCTTCCGGAAGAGATCTCGCTCGGGGAGATAATGAGATGGTTGAGAGAGAGCCCCGCGAAGGATCCCCTCCGGGGATATCCCCTTACCTTTGAAACCTTTATCCTGCTATGGCGGAAGGACGCCTGA
- a CDS encoding alpha/beta fold hydrolase, whose translation MRLKLLGNPEARNLLILFNGWAMDERPFLSLLPEGVRVAVLFDYRDLSLPELPRVPGRTLVLAWSLGVYAALHHAERLPARFVFLAGTGAFRDRLYGIDPRALDLTLEALKRDGPPVLERFYRRMFADEEHARRFRHHLPRRKLSEVIEELEMAAGLPPLFPELPEGTRIFVPTGDRIVPPPAQERFWRRLGGEYRPVPGGHFPFYAFRDLIEWFGDVP comes from the coding sequence ATGCGCCTGAAGCTTCTCGGGAATCCGGAGGCCCGGAACCTCCTGATCCTTTTCAACGGCTGGGCCATGGACGAACGGCCCTTTCTGTCCCTCCTTCCCGAAGGGGTGCGCGTGGCGGTGCTTTTCGACTACAGGGATCTCTCCCTTCCGGAGCTCCCCCGGGTTCCCGGAAGGACTCTGGTGCTGGCCTGGTCCCTGGGGGTATACGCGGCCCTCCACCACGCCGAAAGGCTCCCCGCCCGGTTCGTTTTTCTGGCCGGAACCGGGGCCTTTAGGGATCGTCTCTACGGGATTGACCCCCGGGCCCTGGATCTGACCCTGGAGGCGCTCAAAAGAGACGGCCCTCCGGTTCTCGAAAGGTTTTACCGGCGCATGTTCGCGGACGAGGAACACGCGAGAAGATTCAGGCACCACCTCCCCCGGAGGAAACTTTCCGAGGTGATCGAGGAGCTGGAGATGGCGGCGGGCCTTCCGCCCCTCTTCCCGGAGCTTCCGGAGGGAACCCGCATCTTCGTTCCCACCGGGGATCGGATCGTGCCGCCCCCGGCTCAGGAGCGATTCTGGAGGAGGCTGGGGGGAGAGTATCGGCCCGTACCCGGAGGGCACTTTCCCTTTTACGCCTTCCGAGATCTCATCGAATGGTTCGGCGATGTCCCGTGA
- the bioF gene encoding 8-amino-7-oxononanoate synthase translates to MLEDLRRELDSLSARGRRRTLRVISAREGPRVRVEGRWLLNLSSNDYLGLATGLSPESVLAVLEEFGLGAGAARLLSGNHLYYARLEEALAELYGRPALVFSSGYLANLGVISGLVGRKDAVFADRLVHASLIDGMRLSGASFFRYPHRDLKALEDLLKKHRGRFRRAMILTESVFSMDGDFPDLPRMVELARRYEAFLVVDEAHAVGVFGEKGLGLAEEMGVLSEIDVLIGTFGKALGSYGAFVVAEDTVRTYLINRARSFIFTTALPPVVVAASLAGLREATTSAERRARVRALARAFRQALGETSGGLADEVPIVPVIVGEEERALSLSEKLFSAGFLAPAIRPPTVPEGTARLRLSLRADMEWRDLERLAGILRESCA, encoded by the coding sequence ATGCTGGAGGACCTCAGGAGAGAGCTCGACTCTCTTTCGGCCCGGGGGCGCCGGCGCACCCTCAGGGTGATCTCCGCCAGAGAGGGCCCCCGGGTGCGGGTGGAGGGACGGTGGCTCCTCAATCTCTCCTCCAATGACTATCTGGGGCTTGCCACCGGGCTTTCTCCGGAAAGCGTGCTGGCGGTGCTTGAGGAGTTCGGCCTGGGGGCCGGGGCTGCTCGCCTTCTTTCCGGGAACCACCTGTATTACGCCCGGCTCGAGGAGGCCTTGGCCGAGCTCTACGGCCGGCCGGCCCTGGTCTTTTCCAGCGGATATCTGGCCAATCTGGGGGTGATCTCCGGACTCGTCGGGAGGAAAGACGCCGTCTTCGCCGACAGGCTGGTCCACGCCAGCCTCATCGACGGGATGCGTCTTTCCGGGGCGAGCTTTTTCCGGTACCCCCATCGCGACCTCAAGGCCCTGGAGGATCTGCTGAAAAAACACCGGGGACGCTTCCGCCGGGCCATGATCCTCACGGAATCCGTCTTCAGCATGGACGGAGACTTTCCGGATCTTCCCCGGATGGTGGAACTTGCCCGTCGCTACGAGGCCTTTCTGGTGGTGGACGAGGCTCACGCCGTGGGGGTCTTCGGGGAGAAGGGCCTGGGGCTCGCCGAGGAGATGGGTGTCCTTTCCGAGATAGATGTTCTCATCGGGACCTTCGGGAAAGCCCTGGGCAGTTACGGGGCCTTCGTGGTGGCGGAGGATACCGTGCGGACCTATCTGATAAATCGCGCCCGGAGTTTCATCTTCACCACGGCCCTTCCCCCGGTGGTGGTGGCGGCTTCTCTGGCGGGGCTCCGCGAGGCCACCACCTCGGCAGAGCGAAGGGCAAGGGTGCGGGCCCTGGCCCGGGCCTTTCGCCAGGCCCTGGGAGAGACCTCCGGGGGGCTAGCGGACGAGGTTCCCATAGTGCCGGTCATCGTGGGCGAGGAGGAGAGGGCGCTTTCCCTTTCCGAAAAGCTGTTTTCCGCCGGGTTTCTGGCCCCGGCCATAAGACCACCCACCGTGCCGGAGGGGACCGCTCGGCTGCGCCTTTCCCTCAGGGCCGATATGGAATGGAGGGATCTGGAAAGGCTGGCCGGGATTCTGAGGGAATCATGCGCCTGA
- the bioA gene encoding adenosylmethionine--8-amino-7-oxononanoate transaminase has translation MRWDKKRILEIDRRHIWHPYTQMKDYEGRDPVVITGARGLKLFTADGRELYDTISSWWANIHGHLHPALNRALAEQLEHLEHVNFSGFTHPWAAEVVERLRAFLPAALSRYFFSDNGSTAVEVALKMAFQYWQNRGETRRTRFLALREAYHGDTLGAVSVGGVDLFFRLYRPLTFEALRAPAPYCYRCPENPSPDFTRDAEDIDCNFHCVAVLESIVKEHCDEICAVIVEPRLLAAGGMIVYPAEYLRRLREITRRYGILLIFDEVATGFGRTGTMFAMESAGVVPDIVCLSKGLTAGYLPLALTVTTEEIYRAFYADYLEGKTFYHGHTFTANPLACAVAAANLRLFQEERPLERGRRVREFFHRRLLELFSGRPYVGDIRYLGYVGAVELVRDRTGREPFPPEKRVGFRIYMASLEEGLVLRPLGDVIYWFLPLCVTEGDLDEILTRSLRVMDRVIGEIS, from the coding sequence ATGAGGTGGGATAAAAAGCGCATCCTAGAGATCGACCGACGCCACATCTGGCACCCCTACACCCAGATGAAGGACTACGAGGGCCGGGATCCGGTGGTCATAACCGGTGCCCGCGGGCTCAAGCTCTTCACCGCCGACGGCCGCGAACTTTACGACACCATTTCCTCCTGGTGGGCCAATATCCACGGACACCTCCATCCGGCCCTGAACCGGGCCCTTGCGGAGCAGCTTGAGCACCTGGAGCATGTGAACTTCTCCGGTTTCACCCATCCTTGGGCCGCGGAGGTGGTGGAACGCCTCAGGGCCTTTCTTCCGGCCGCGCTCTCCCGGTACTTCTTTTCCGACAACGGCTCCACCGCGGTGGAGGTGGCCCTGAAGATGGCCTTCCAGTACTGGCAGAACCGGGGCGAGACCCGGCGCACCCGGTTTCTGGCCCTCCGCGAGGCCTATCACGGCGATACCCTGGGAGCGGTCAGCGTGGGCGGGGTGGACCTCTTCTTTCGCCTCTACCGGCCCCTCACCTTCGAGGCCCTGCGCGCCCCCGCCCCCTACTGCTACCGCTGCCCGGAAAATCCCTCCCCGGATTTCACCCGGGATGCCGAAGACATTGATTGCAATTTTCATTGTGTAGCAGTGTTGGAGAGCATTGTTAAAGAACATTGTGATGAAATTTGTGCCGTGATCGTGGAGCCCCGGTTGCTTGCGGCGGGGGGGATGATCGTTTATCCGGCGGAGTATCTGCGCCGCCTGAGGGAGATCACCCGACGGTACGGTATCCTCCTCATCTTCGACGAGGTGGCCACGGGGTTCGGACGCACCGGCACCATGTTCGCCATGGAGAGCGCCGGGGTGGTGCCGGACATCGTGTGCCTCTCCAAGGGACTCACCGCGGGCTACCTCCCCCTGGCCCTCACCGTCACCACCGAGGAGATCTATCGGGCCTTCTACGCGGACTACCTGGAGGGAAAGACCTTCTATCACGGTCACACCTTTACGGCCAACCCCCTGGCCTGTGCGGTGGCCGCGGCCAACCTGCGACTTTTCCAGGAGGAAAGACCCCTTGAGAGGGGACGAAGGGTCCGCGAGTTCTTCCACCGGCGCCTGCTGGAATTGTTTTCCGGGCGCCCCTATGTGGGGGACATCCGGTATCTGGGGTATGTGGGGGCGGTGGAGCTGGTGCGGGATCGGACCGGCCGGGAGCCCTTCCCCCCGGAAAAGAGGGTGGGATTTCGCATCTACATGGCTTCCCTCGAAGAGGGGCTGGTGCTGCGTCCGCTGGGGGATGTGATCTACTGGTTCCTTCCCCTGTGCGTGACCGAAGGTGATCTCGACGAGATCCTCACCCGAAGTCTCCGCGTCATGGATCGGGTGATCGGAGAGATTTCCTGA
- a CDS encoding TIGR01212 family radical SAM protein (This family includes YhcC from E. coli K-12, an uncharacterized radical SAM protein.), with amino-acid sequence MRGLYRSLNQYLKERFGERVQKVPLDAGFTCPNRDGTRGRGGCLYCNAYGSGTGAARRGLSVREQMLRGMEHMARRYGARKFLAYFQAFSNTYGPPELLRKRYEEALVDERVVGLCVGTRPDCVDEAVAGVLEEFRDRGLMVWVELGLQSVHNETLARINRGHTFEDFVRALEILKARDLLVCVHIIFGLPGEGPVEMLETVRTLARLPVDGIKFHELYVVRGSGMEKLYREGRYRPLTQGEYADLVAEAIAHLPSRVVIQRLTGDPRPEELVAPDWARDKSGTRRLIEETLLNRGLYQGKYLE; translated from the coding sequence GTGAGGGGCCTCTATCGTTCGCTGAATCAGTATCTGAAGGAGAGGTTCGGGGAGCGGGTGCAGAAGGTGCCGCTCGATGCGGGGTTTACCTGTCCCAATCGGGACGGCACCAGGGGTCGCGGGGGGTGCCTGTATTGCAACGCCTACGGCTCGGGGACCGGAGCGGCCCGCCGGGGACTTTCCGTAAGGGAACAGATGCTTCGCGGCATGGAGCACATGGCCCGCCGCTACGGGGCCCGCAAGTTCCTGGCCTATTTTCAGGCCTTCTCCAACACCTACGGCCCGCCGGAGCTTCTTCGAAAACGATACGAGGAGGCCCTGGTGGACGAACGCGTGGTGGGGCTCTGCGTGGGGACGCGGCCGGACTGCGTGGACGAGGCCGTGGCCGGGGTCCTTGAGGAGTTCCGGGACCGGGGCCTCATGGTCTGGGTGGAGCTGGGGCTTCAGAGCGTCCACAACGAGACCCTGGCCCGGATCAACCGGGGGCACACCTTCGAGGACTTCGTGCGGGCCCTGGAGATCCTGAAGGCCCGGGACCTCCTCGTCTGCGTGCACATCATCTTCGGACTTCCCGGTGAGGGACCTGTTGAGATGCTCGAGACCGTAAGGACACTCGCCCGATTGCCCGTGGACGGTATAAAATTTCACGAACTCTATGTGGTCAGGGGCTCGGGGATGGAGAAACTTTACCGGGAGGGGCGGTACAGACCCCTCACTCAGGGTGAATACGCGGACCTGGTGGCGGAGGCCATCGCCCATCTGCCCTCCCGGGTGGTCATTCAGCGGCTCACTGGGGACCCCAGGCCGGAGGAGCTGGTGGCCCCGGACTGGGCCCGGGACAAGTCCGGAACCCGTCGCCTCATCGAGGAGACCCTCCTCAATCGCGGGCTCTATCAGGGAAAGTACCTGGAATAG
- a CDS encoding ACT domain-containing protein, which yields MRSRYAIKQLSVFLENRKGRLKELTEILYRAGVNIRALALAESAEFGILRLVVDNPEKARSVLSAAGFTVKEQEVFAVEVEDRPGGFYQVVKLLADADINVDYTYAFVGGGEKAVLILRVPDEELERALETLSGGGLKLVEPLFFYGR from the coding sequence ATGCGGAGTCGGTACGCCATCAAGCAGCTTTCGGTGTTCCTGGAGAACCGGAAGGGCCGCCTCAAGGAGCTGACCGAGATCCTTTACCGGGCCGGGGTGAACATTCGGGCCCTTGCCCTGGCGGAAAGCGCCGAGTTCGGGATTCTGCGTCTGGTGGTGGACAATCCCGAAAAGGCCCGGAGCGTGCTTTCCGCCGCGGGCTTCACGGTTAAAGAACAGGAGGTCTTCGCCGTGGAGGTGGAGGACAGGCCCGGGGGTTTCTATCAGGTGGTAAAACTGCTGGCCGATGCCGACATCAATGTGGATTATACCTACGCCTTTGTGGGAGGTGGGGAGAAGGCCGTCCTCATCCTGAGGGTCCCCGATGAGGAATTGGAGCGGGCCCTTGAGACCCTCTCCGGCGGAGGTCTGAAACTGGTGGAACCTCTATTCTTTTACGGGAGATAA
- a CDS encoding phenylacetate--CoA ligase family protein, whose protein sequence is MKANAADYLSREDLETLQLRRLKETIRRVYHLVPFYRTKFDEVGVKPEEVRSLEDLRRLPFTVKQDLREHYPFGLLAVPLDQVVRIHSSSGTTGKPTVVAYTEHDMRVWTEVMMRTMLMARVGPGDVVHNAYGYGLFTGGLGFHYGAEALGAAVVPSSVGFTKRQLMLMRDFGATVLCCTPSYALHLAEVAREEGLDPHRDFRLRAGFFGAEPASEGLRRAVAEAWGLKYFEAYGLSEIIGPGVAASCEYGELHIFEDHFYPEIIDPETGEVLPEGEEGELVFTTLTKQALPLIRYRTRDISRLYREPCRCGRTLIRMGRVVGRSDDMLIVSGVNVFPSQVEHVLTKVEGLTPNYVIVVDKKGVLDVLEVWVEVDERIFTGDLGSLENLKHQLEEELANHLFLRARVKLVEPRTLERSMGKAKRVIDRRELEEKLGR, encoded by the coding sequence ATGAAGGCTAACGCGGCGGATTATCTTTCCCGGGAGGATCTGGAGACCCTCCAGCTCAGGCGTCTTAAGGAGACGATTCGCCGGGTTTATCACCTGGTCCCTTTTTACAGGACCAAATTCGACGAGGTCGGGGTGAAGCCCGAAGAGGTGCGGAGCCTTGAGGATCTCAGGCGCCTTCCTTTTACCGTAAAACAGGACCTCCGTGAGCACTATCCCTTCGGATTGCTGGCCGTGCCCCTGGACCAGGTGGTGCGCATCCATTCCTCCTCGGGCACCACGGGGAAGCCCACGGTGGTGGCCTATACGGAGCACGACATGCGGGTGTGGACCGAGGTGATGATGCGCACCATGCTCATGGCCCGGGTGGGGCCCGGGGATGTGGTGCACAATGCTTACGGTTACGGGCTTTTTACCGGGGGGCTCGGGTTTCACTACGGGGCCGAGGCCCTGGGGGCGGCGGTGGTGCCCTCCAGCGTCGGCTTCACCAAGCGGCAGCTCATGCTGATGCGGGACTTCGGAGCCACGGTGCTGTGCTGTACCCCCTCCTACGCGCTTCACCTTGCGGAGGTGGCCCGGGAGGAGGGGCTCGACCCGCACCGGGACTTTCGCCTCCGGGCGGGATTTTTCGGAGCCGAACCGGCCTCCGAGGGGCTTCGCCGGGCGGTGGCCGAGGCCTGGGGCCTCAAGTACTTCGAGGCCTACGGGCTCTCGGAGATCATAGGCCCGGGGGTGGCCGCCTCCTGCGAGTACGGGGAGCTACACATCTTCGAGGATCACTTCTATCCCGAAATCATCGACCCCGAGACCGGGGAGGTGCTCCCGGAGGGCGAGGAGGGGGAGCTGGTTTTCACCACGCTTACCAAGCAGGCCCTTCCCCTCATCCGCTACCGCACCCGGGACATTTCCCGGCTCTACCGGGAGCCCTGCCGCTGCGGACGCACCCTCATCCGCATGGGCCGCGTGGTGGGAAGGAGCGACGACATGCTCATCGTCTCCGGAGTAAATGTGTTCCCCTCCCAGGTGGAACATGTGTTGACCAAGGTGGAGGGCCTTACCCCCAACTATGTCATCGTGGTGGACAAGAAGGGAGTGCTGGATGTGCTCGAGGTGTGGGTGGAGGTGGACGAGAGGATCTTCACCGGAGACCTGGGGAGTCTCGAGAATCTCAAGCATCAGCTCGAGGAGGAACTGGCCAATCATCTCTTCCTGAGGGCCCGGGTGAAGCTGGTGGAGCCCAGGACCCTGGAACGGTCCATGGGCAAGGCCAAACGGGTCATCGACCGGCGGGAACTGGAAGAAAAACTGGGGAGGTAA
- a CDS encoding VPLPA-CTERM sorting domain-containing protein yields the protein MVIRRLCLGKGVRVFLLAVVLVLAGAVWGRAAVVNGASAYISLDWSRAEIQGIDVGDGVPTISSWSNLNQEAEAYAGEISSSNSSKDWSTPLDVSASAPGASAEVELSENIMSATASALGNNAFGDGERYGSFTVNGTGILLFKVPFHWEMTNVKGGWTSVWAWGGVWRDQSEESGYYSDTSINIYHDDVGQWSEDGWLVLSSYFNDGDVGHISIGIGASASSPVPLPAGVWLLGAGLAGLGIAERRRRRLRS from the coding sequence ATGGTCATACGCCGTTTGTGTCTTGGGAAAGGGGTCCGGGTCTTTCTCCTAGCGGTTGTTCTGGTGTTGGCCGGCGCTGTATGGGGACGAGCCGCGGTGGTGAACGGGGCCAGTGCCTACATTTCCCTGGACTGGAGCAGGGCCGAGATTCAGGGTATCGATGTGGGCGACGGTGTTCCGACCATCTCCTCCTGGAGTAATCTGAACCAGGAGGCCGAGGCCTATGCCGGGGAGATCTCCAGTTCCAATTCCTCCAAGGACTGGAGCACCCCCCTGGATGTCTCGGCTAGTGCTCCCGGGGCCTCCGCCGAGGTCGAGCTTTCCGAAAATATCATGTCTGCTACGGCCTCCGCCCTGGGGAACAACGCCTTCGGAGACGGAGAGCGTTACGGTTCCTTCACGGTAAACGGGACGGGTATCCTCCTCTTCAAGGTCCCCTTTCACTGGGAGATGACGAATGTGAAGGGGGGCTGGACCTCCGTGTGGGCCTGGGGGGGAGTATGGCGGGACCAATCAGAGGAGTCAGGGTATTACTCCGACACTTCAATAAATATATATCATGATGATGTCGGACAGTGGTCCGAGGACGGGTGGCTGGTGTTGTCCTCGTACTTTAATGACGGGGATGTGGGACATATTTCGATCGGGATCGGGGCCTCGGCCTCATCGCCGGTTCCGCTTCCGGCGGGGGTGTGGCTGCTCGGGGCCGGTCTTGCGGGCCTTGGAATTGCGGAACGGAGGCGGAGAAGGTTACGGTCCTGA
- a CDS encoding HD family hydrolase has translation MSSYRRLARSLFEAAMLKRLRRTGYAYLGTGEESVAAHSFGVVYCAWLLASLVPEADTEKVLKMAVLHDLAEARIGDLNSVNKLYDATDEERAFRDALSGLPFEEEARDLVREYLARESLEARLVHDADQLDLMIMLKEQKDLGNPYASRWLAYARKRLKTEAGKRLAEAILETDWASWWLDEFVSRDERA, from the coding sequence ATGAGTTCCTACCGGCGTCTGGCCCGTAGTCTCTTTGAGGCGGCCATGCTGAAACGCCTCCGGCGCACCGGTTACGCTTACCTGGGCACCGGCGAGGAAAGCGTGGCGGCCCACAGCTTCGGGGTGGTGTATTGCGCCTGGTTGCTCGCCTCCCTCGTCCCCGAAGCCGACACCGAAAAGGTCCTCAAGATGGCCGTCCTGCACGACCTGGCCGAGGCCCGCATCGGGGACCTCAATTCGGTGAACAAGCTCTACGACGCCACCGACGAGGAAAGAGCCTTCCGGGACGCCCTCTCCGGGCTTCCCTTCGAGGAAGAGGCCCGGGACCTCGTCCGGGAATACCTGGCCCGGGAGAGTCTCGAGGCCCGTCTGGTTCACGACGCCGACCAGCTGGACCTCATGATTATGTTGAAGGAACAGAAGGACCTGGGGAATCCCTACGCCTCCCGGTGGCTCGCCTACGCCCGGAAAAGGCTCAAAACCGAGGCCGGAAAACGCCTGGCCGAGGCCATCCTCGAGACCGACTGGGCCTCCTGGTGGCTGGATGAGTTCGTAAGCCGGGATGAAAGGGCCTGA